In Labrus mixtus chromosome 13, fLabMix1.1, whole genome shotgun sequence, a single genomic region encodes these proteins:
- the LOC132986757 gene encoding otospiralin-like isoform X1: MLLYFLSGGAGMMRAVCARVLLCSLLLIILPPTAADGSEAVDRGEAREKRSLPYWGLWSSDFLGWLEELRARAADAGVQDLARTFWAHFPIANELGYDSPEPDPQTEE; the protein is encoded by the exons AtgcttttgtattttctctCAGGTGGTGCAGGGATGATGCGTgctgtgtgtgcgcgcgtgctgCTCTGTTCCCTCCTGCTCATCATCCTGCCTCCTACAG CAGCGGACGGGAGCGAGGCGGTCGACAGGGGGGAGGCGAGGGAGAAACGAAGCCTGCCGTACTGGGGGCTCTGGTCGTCGGATTTTCTGGGCTGGTTGGAGGAGCTGCGAGCGCGGGCGGCTGACGCGGGGGTGCAGGACCTGGCTCGCACTTTCTGGGCCCACTTTCCCATCGCCAATGAGCTGGGCTACGATAGTCCAGAGCCTGACCCCCAAACGGaggagtga
- the LOC132986757 gene encoding otospiralin-like isoform X2, giving the protein MMRAVCARVLLCSLLLIILPPTAADGSEAVDRGEAREKRSLPYWGLWSSDFLGWLEELRARAADAGVQDLARTFWAHFPIANELGYDSPEPDPQTEE; this is encoded by the exons ATGATGCGTgctgtgtgtgcgcgcgtgctgCTCTGTTCCCTCCTGCTCATCATCCTGCCTCCTACAG CAGCGGACGGGAGCGAGGCGGTCGACAGGGGGGAGGCGAGGGAGAAACGAAGCCTGCCGTACTGGGGGCTCTGGTCGTCGGATTTTCTGGGCTGGTTGGAGGAGCTGCGAGCGCGGGCGGCTGACGCGGGGGTGCAGGACCTGGCTCGCACTTTCTGGGCCCACTTTCCCATCGCCAATGAGCTGGGCTACGATAGTCCAGAGCCTGACCCCCAAACGGaggagtga
- the LOC132987513 gene encoding cilia- and flagella-associated protein 251-like, which translates to MLISRFSGQLREAVRDEKEEEEEEKEEKKEEEEEEEKEEEEKEEEEEEEEEKKEEEKEEEEEEEEEKEEEEKEEEEEEEKEEEEEKEEEEEEEEEEEEEKKEEKEKKEEKEEEEKKEEEEEEERKEEEEKEEEEKEEEEEEEKEEEEEKEEEEEEEKKEEKEKKEEKEEEEKKEEEEEEERKEEEEKEEEEKEEEEEKEEEEEEEKKEEKEEEEKKEEEEEEERKEEEEEERDFLLLGKRFA; encoded by the exons ATGCTCATTTCACGCTTTTCTGGACAGCTCA GGGAGGCAGTGCGGgatgagaaagaggaggaggaggaggagaaggaggagaagaaagaggaggaggaagaggaggagaaggaggaggaggagaaagaggaggaagaggaggaggaggaggagaagaaggaggaggagaaagaggaagaagaggaggaggaggaggagaaggaggaggaggagaaagaggaggaagaggaggaggagaaggaggaggaggaggagaaggaagaggaggaggaggaggaggaggaggaggaggaggagaagaaggaggagaaggagaagaaggaggagaaggaagaggaggagaagaaggaggaggaggaggaggaggagaggaaggaggaggaggagaaggaggaggaggagaaagaggaggaagaggaggaggagaaggaggaggaggaggagaaggaagaggaggaggaggaggagaagaaggaggagaaggagaagaaggaggagaaggaagaggaggagaagaaggaggaggaggaggaggaggagaggaaggaggaggaggagaaggaggaggaggagaaagaggaggaggaggagaaggaagaggaggaggaggaggagaagaaggaggagaaggaagaggaggagaagaaggaggaggaggaggaggaggagaggaaggaggaggaggaggaggagagagactttTTACTGTTGGGGAAAAGGTTTGCATAA